From Micromonospora sp. NBC_01699, a single genomic window includes:
- the rpmH gene encoding 50S ribosomal protein L34, whose translation MSKRTYQPNNRRRAKTHGFRLRMRTRAGRAILSTRRAKGRDRLSA comes from the coding sequence GTGAGCAAGCGCACCTACCAGCCGAACAACCGCCGGCGCGCGAAGACCCACGGCTTCCGGCTGCGCATGCGTACCCGCGCCGGCCGCGCCATCCTTTCGACCCGCCGCGCCAAGGGCCGCGACCGCCTGTCGGCCTGA
- a CDS encoding D-alanine--D-alanine ligase family protein gives MRVLVLAGGLSYERDVSLRSGRRVLDALRTVGVEVELRDADVALLPALQADPPDAVVIALHGATGEDGSLRGVLDLCDVPYVGCDARSSRLAWDKPSAKAVLREAGIPTPDWVALPHDRFSELGAVAVLDRIVDRLGLPLMVKPAQGGSGLGAAVVRDAAALPAAMVGCFAYDSTALAERYVPGMDVAVSIVDLGDGPRALPAVEIVPRNGVYDYAARYTAGLTTWHAPARLTPVVAAEVADTALAAHTALGLRDLSRVDLIVDEAGRPHVLEVNVSPGMTETSLLPLAVQAAGLDFGKLLGSLVARAVGRRR, from the coding sequence ATGCGCGTACTGGTGCTGGCCGGCGGCCTGTCCTACGAACGCGACGTGTCGTTGCGCTCCGGACGCCGGGTACTGGACGCGCTGCGCACGGTCGGGGTGGAGGTGGAACTCCGCGACGCCGACGTGGCGCTGTTGCCCGCGCTACAGGCCGACCCGCCGGACGCGGTGGTGATCGCACTACACGGGGCGACCGGTGAGGACGGCTCGCTGCGCGGCGTGCTGGACCTCTGCGACGTCCCGTACGTCGGCTGCGACGCCCGCTCCTCCCGACTCGCCTGGGACAAACCCTCGGCGAAAGCGGTGTTGCGCGAGGCGGGCATCCCGACGCCGGACTGGGTAGCGCTGCCGCACGATCGCTTCTCCGAGCTCGGCGCGGTCGCGGTGCTGGACCGGATCGTCGACCGACTGGGACTGCCGCTCATGGTCAAGCCGGCGCAGGGCGGATCGGGCCTCGGCGCCGCCGTGGTGCGGGACGCCGCCGCGCTGCCGGCCGCGATGGTCGGCTGTTTCGCGTACGACTCGACGGCGCTGGCCGAGCGCTACGTGCCCGGCATGGACGTGGCGGTTTCTATCGTCGACCTGGGCGACGGGCCCCGGGCACTACCCGCGGTCGAGATCGTGCCCCGCAACGGCGTGTACGACTACGCGGCCCGCTACACGGCCGGTCTGACCACCTGGCACGCGCCGGCCCGACTGACCCCCGTGGTGGCCGCCGAGGTCGCCGACACCGCCCTGGCCGCGCACACGGCACTCGGCCTGCGTGACCTGTCCCGGGTCGACCTCATCGTCGACGAGGCCGGACGCCCACACGTACTGGAAGTCAACGTCTCGCCGGGGATGACCGAAACCTCACTGCTCCCGCTCGCGGTGCAGGCCGCCGGCCTCGACTTCGGCAAGCTGCTCGGCTCGCTCGTCGCCCGCGCGGTCGGCCGCCGCCGCTAG
- the rnpA gene encoding ribonuclease P protein component: protein MLAAAQRLRRSGEFAVAIRGGRRAGRGAVVVHLDLSSGLPSVGPETATPEPVRPAGAEHDSTPARAGFVVSKAVGGAVVRNTVRRRLRHLVRERLVTLPAGTTLVVRALPGAGDLTYDRLAADLDAALAAARRPRRSGRRAE from the coding sequence GTGCTGGCGGCCGCGCAGCGACTGCGGCGTAGCGGCGAGTTCGCCGTTGCGATCCGCGGCGGACGGCGTGCCGGTCGGGGCGCCGTCGTGGTCCACCTCGACCTGTCGTCCGGTTTGCCGTCCGTCGGGCCCGAAACAGCAACGCCAGAGCCGGTGCGTCCGGCCGGCGCGGAGCACGACTCCACGCCGGCGCGCGCCGGCTTTGTCGTCTCCAAGGCGGTCGGCGGCGCGGTGGTCCGCAACACTGTCCGTCGCCGGTTGCGGCACCTGGTCCGGGAACGGTTGGTCACCCTGCCGGCCGGGACAACCCTCGTCGTACGGGCGCTGCCCGGCGCTGGCGACCTGACGTACGACCGACTCGCAGCCGACCTGGACGCGGCCCTCGCCGCGGCCCGGCGACCCCGGCGTTCGGGGCGGCGGGCCGAATGA
- the yidD gene encoding membrane protein insertion efficiency factor YidD — protein sequence MSGATGRSRATTLGARVLAGAIVAYRRWISPALPARCRFYPSCSAYALEAVTRHGALRGTGLAVWRLSRCHPFHPGGYDPVPEPGGRRHADVTGAPN from the coding sequence ATGAGCGGGGCTACCGGGAGGTCCCGAGCCACCACACTCGGTGCCCGCGTGCTGGCAGGAGCCATCGTCGCGTACCGTCGTTGGATAAGCCCGGCGCTGCCGGCCCGCTGTCGGTTCTACCCGTCGTGCAGCGCATACGCCCTTGAGGCGGTGACGCGGCACGGTGCCCTCCGGGGAACCGGCCTCGCGGTCTGGCGGCTGTCGCGCTGCCACCCTTTCCACCCTGGTGGATATGACCCGGTACCGGAACCGGGCGGCCGCCGACATGCCGATGTGACTGGAGCCCCGAATTGA
- a CDS encoding ParA family protein, whose amino-acid sequence MGGPVVQQPNASAPVQPEPAAAAPPDTPPHSTGPFPEDPGRDAYVSRETSSREEDDPPLAMEAMRAVQILNPSGEVTMPRPTRTRIMCVANQKGGVGKTTTTVNLAVALALHGNRVLVVDLDPQGNASTGLNVPHHAGIPDVYDCLIENVPLAEVAQAVEGIPNLWCVPATIDLAGAEIELVSVVARESRLGRAINAYPGQFDYVFIDCPPSLGLLTVNALVAAQEVLIPIQCEYYALEGLNQLINNINLVKQHLNPTLDVSTILLTMYDRRTRLADAVEQDVRNHFGDKVLQAVIPRNVRVSEAPSYGQSVMTYDPGSRGATSYFEAAQEIAERGVKDPAGRNA is encoded by the coding sequence GTGGGTGGGCCCGTGGTGCAGCAGCCCAACGCCAGTGCGCCCGTTCAACCGGAGCCGGCGGCGGCCGCCCCGCCAGACACACCCCCGCACAGCACCGGACCCTTCCCGGAAGATCCGGGAAGGGACGCGTACGTTTCACGTGAAACTTCGTCTCGGGAAGAGGATGATCCCCCGTTGGCTATGGAGGCAATGCGCGCCGTGCAAATCCTGAACCCGAGTGGCGAGGTGACCATGCCCCGCCCCACCCGGACGCGGATCATGTGTGTCGCGAACCAGAAGGGCGGCGTCGGCAAGACCACGACCACGGTCAACCTGGCGGTTGCGCTGGCGCTGCACGGTAACCGGGTACTCGTGGTCGATCTCGACCCCCAGGGAAATGCCTCGACCGGACTCAACGTTCCGCACCACGCGGGTATCCCCGACGTCTACGACTGCCTGATCGAGAACGTGCCCCTCGCCGAGGTGGCCCAGGCGGTCGAGGGCATTCCGAACCTCTGGTGCGTACCGGCGACCATCGACCTTGCCGGCGCCGAGATCGAACTGGTCTCCGTGGTGGCCCGCGAGTCGCGGCTGGGACGCGCCATCAACGCCTACCCCGGCCAGTTCGACTACGTGTTCATCGACTGCCCGCCCTCACTCGGCCTGCTGACGGTCAACGCTCTGGTCGCCGCCCAGGAGGTGCTGATCCCGATCCAGTGCGAGTACTACGCGCTGGAGGGGCTCAACCAGTTGATCAACAACATCAATCTGGTGAAGCAGCACCTGAACCCCACCCTCGACGTCTCGACCATCCTGCTCACCATGTACGACCGGCGTACCCGGCTTGCCGACGCCGTGGAGCAGGACGTCCGCAACCACTTCGGCGACAAGGTCCTCCAGGCGGTCATCCCGCGTAACGTGCGGGTTTCGGAGGCTCCTAGTTACGGTCAGTCGGTGATGACCTACGATCCCGGTTCGCGGGGCGCGACGAGTTACTTCGAGGCGGCCCAGGAGATTGCGGAGCGGGGGGTCAAGGACCCCGCCGGCCGGAATGCTTAG
- the dnaA gene encoding chromosomal replication initiator protein DnaA: MADTIDLAAVWLAATDDLADEIISAQQRAYLRLTRLRAIVEDTALLSVPDAFTRDVIESRLRPAITDALSRHLGRAIQVAVTVRPPEDGQGRPTGTLYGSGTPNPAPSGYAPAPVPSAYGPMPEGPRDTAPTGPIDRVPTGSAQYPPAAPVESPRMGLIPNSRDGGQDTLFGPGYPDHSGYPEQSSYPEPGYPDGTYPDPGRAASHQERRNLDDRGVDRNAGGPHGLDPRQLEHRYRDDSIGDQGPRVLPRDNGTDSGPGRGSSPIDHRSGVRDDRRLGGGMDNGSAGGNRLNPKYMFETFVIGSSNRFAHAASVAVAESPAKAYNPLFIYGSSGLGKTHLLHAIGHYATTLGNARSVRYVSTEEFTNDFINSLRDDKTSAFQRRYRDVDILLIDDIQFLENRERTQEEFFHTFNTLHNANKQIVISSDRSPRDLATLEDRMRTRFEWGLLADIQPPDLETRIAILQKKAAQERMYAPPDVLEFIASRVSNSIRELEGALIRVTAFASLTRATVELSLAEEVLRDFIPDGSGPEINADQIMVSTADYFGVSLEDLRGQSRSRVLVNARQVAMYLCRELTELSLPRIGQAFGGRDHTTVMHADRKIRQQMAERRSLYNQIAELTNRIKQNT, encoded by the coding sequence GTGGCCGACACGATCGACCTTGCCGCGGTGTGGCTGGCCGCAACCGATGATCTTGCCGACGAGATTATCTCGGCGCAACAGCGCGCGTACCTCCGCCTCACCCGCCTGCGCGCCATCGTCGAGGACACGGCACTGCTCTCGGTCCCGGACGCGTTCACCCGCGACGTCATCGAGTCCCGGCTCCGCCCGGCGATCACCGACGCGCTCTCCCGCCACCTCGGCCGGGCCATCCAGGTCGCGGTCACGGTCCGCCCGCCGGAGGACGGCCAGGGACGGCCGACCGGCACCCTGTACGGCAGCGGCACCCCGAACCCGGCCCCGAGCGGGTACGCCCCGGCGCCCGTACCGAGTGCCTACGGCCCGATGCCGGAGGGGCCCCGGGACACCGCACCGACCGGTCCGATCGACCGAGTGCCCACCGGCTCCGCCCAGTACCCTCCCGCCGCCCCGGTCGAGTCGCCCCGGATGGGGCTGATCCCGAACAGTCGCGACGGTGGCCAGGACACCCTGTTCGGGCCCGGCTACCCGGACCACTCGGGCTACCCCGAGCAGTCGTCGTACCCCGAGCCGGGCTACCCGGACGGAACCTATCCCGATCCCGGCCGCGCGGCTTCGCACCAGGAGCGGCGCAACCTGGACGACCGTGGCGTCGACCGGAACGCGGGCGGCCCGCATGGCCTGGACCCCCGGCAGTTGGAACACCGCTACCGGGACGACTCGATCGGCGACCAGGGGCCCCGCGTCCTGCCCCGTGACAACGGCACCGACAGCGGACCCGGTCGGGGCAGCTCGCCGATCGACCACCGCTCGGGAGTCCGGGACGACCGCCGGCTCGGCGGCGGCATGGACAACGGGAGCGCCGGCGGCAACCGGTTGAACCCGAAGTACATGTTCGAGACCTTCGTCATCGGTTCGTCGAACCGGTTCGCCCACGCCGCCTCCGTCGCGGTGGCCGAGTCGCCGGCCAAGGCGTACAACCCGCTCTTCATCTACGGCAGCTCGGGGCTGGGCAAGACCCACCTGTTGCACGCCATCGGGCACTACGCCACCACGCTGGGCAACGCCCGCTCGGTGCGGTACGTCTCCACCGAAGAGTTCACCAACGACTTCATCAACTCGCTGCGGGACGACAAGACCAGTGCGTTCCAGCGCCGCTACCGCGACGTCGACATCCTCCTGATCGACGACATCCAGTTCCTGGAGAACCGCGAGCGGACCCAGGAGGAGTTCTTCCACACCTTCAACACGCTGCACAACGCGAACAAGCAGATCGTGATCAGCTCCGATCGCTCGCCCCGCGACCTGGCCACGCTGGAAGACCGGATGCGTACCCGGTTCGAGTGGGGCCTGCTGGCCGACATCCAGCCGCCGGATCTGGAGACGCGGATCGCGATCCTCCAGAAGAAGGCCGCCCAGGAGCGGATGTACGCCCCGCCGGACGTACTGGAGTTCATCGCGTCCCGGGTCTCGAACTCGATCCGGGAGCTTGAGGGTGCCCTGATCCGGGTGACCGCGTTCGCCAGCCTGACCCGGGCCACGGTCGAGCTGTCGCTGGCCGAGGAGGTCCTGCGGGACTTCATCCCGGACGGCTCCGGCCCGGAGATCAACGCCGACCAGATCATGGTGTCCACCGCCGACTACTTCGGGGTGAGCCTGGAGGACCTGCGCGGTCAGTCCCGGTCCCGGGTACTGGTCAACGCCCGCCAGGTGGCCATGTACCTGTGTCGGGAGCTGACCGAGCTGTCGCTGCCCCGGATCGGCCAGGCGTTCGGCGGCCGGGACCACACGACGGTGATGCACGCCGACCGCAAGATCCGCCAGCAGATGGCCGAACGGCGTTCGCTCTACAACCAGATCGCCGAGCTGACGAACCGGATCAAGCAGAACACCTGA
- the rsmG gene encoding 16S rRNA (guanine(527)-N(7))-methyltransferase RsmG — MTYDPAADAAAGPGGDTPPGPSASAVPDGVDQSAAPDVSLPDELVDAARTLFGDRLDLATAYAELLATDGVLRGLIGPREAPRIWARHLLNCAAVAELIPTGASVLDVGSGAGLPGIVLAIARPDLSVVLVEPLARRTAFLTEAVTALGLDPSVTVLRTRAEELAAGGPRGVPADIVTARAVAPLDRLAGWCLPLTTLKGRVLALKGSSAAEEVAEYGKAVARLGGAAPEVKHCGVGLVDPPTTVVEIVRERLVGAAARAALAERRAAARAESGRRGGGRARGR; from the coding sequence ATGACGTACGACCCTGCGGCTGACGCCGCCGCCGGCCCGGGTGGTGACACACCGCCCGGGCCGTCTGCTTCCGCCGTCCCGGACGGAGTGGACCAGTCCGCGGCCCCGGACGTGTCGCTGCCCGACGAACTGGTCGACGCCGCTCGTACGCTCTTCGGCGACCGACTCGACCTGGCCACCGCGTACGCGGAACTGCTGGCCACCGACGGGGTGCTGCGTGGTCTGATCGGGCCACGCGAGGCGCCCCGGATCTGGGCCCGACACCTGCTCAACTGTGCGGCGGTTGCCGAACTCATCCCCACCGGCGCTTCCGTACTGGACGTCGGTTCCGGGGCCGGTCTGCCCGGCATCGTGCTCGCCATCGCACGGCCGGACCTGTCGGTCGTACTCGTGGAGCCGTTGGCCCGGCGGACCGCCTTCCTGACCGAGGCGGTGACCGCCCTCGGTCTGGATCCGTCGGTGACGGTGCTCCGGACGCGGGCGGAGGAGTTGGCCGCCGGCGGGCCTCGCGGGGTGCCGGCCGACATCGTCACCGCCCGAGCCGTGGCCCCGCTCGACCGGCTCGCCGGTTGGTGCCTGCCGCTCACCACCCTCAAGGGACGAGTGCTCGCGCTGAAGGGTTCCTCGGCCGCCGAGGAGGTCGCGGAGTACGGCAAGGCCGTAGCGCGGCTCGGTGGTGCGGCTCCCGAGGTGAAGCACTGCGGGGTCGGGCTGGTCGACCCGCCGACCACCGTGGTGGAGATCGTGCGTGAGCGCCTGGTCGGTGCCGCAGCGCGGGCCGCCCTGGCCGAGCGCCGCGCGGCCGCCCGCGCGGAGTCGGGCCGCCGTGGTGGCGGTCGAGCCCGGGGCCGCTGA
- the yidC gene encoding membrane protein insertase YidC, with translation MSLDWIYWAISWILLIWHSAWDAIGVPESAVLGTNWTWILSIVFLVITVRVILFPVFVKQIKSQRAMQALAPQIKALQEKHKGDRETLQKETMELYRKEKANPLMGCLPMFLQIPVFLGLFHVLRRVNPDNPRPTIYGWSLDQFTSASNAKLFTAPISGRFGSTAAEMSALGANPTTVKIIAGFLVLIMIATTYLTSRQMILKTGWAQDPQQRMIQRLMLYGIPASLLISGAIFPIGVIIYWVTNNLFTLGQQQWVLRKYPPPPTASLPGLPGSSSRNAGTGNRPGTGNRPGTGSKAAPAAKPSGLFGRTKANGAAQPAPKPAIDTKALAPKPGAKPVNPKKGRPAKRQG, from the coding sequence TTGAGTCTCGACTGGATCTACTGGGCGATCTCGTGGATCCTGCTGATCTGGCACTCCGCGTGGGACGCGATCGGGGTACCGGAGTCAGCGGTCCTCGGTACGAACTGGACCTGGATCCTCTCGATCGTTTTCCTGGTGATCACCGTTCGGGTGATCCTCTTCCCGGTCTTCGTCAAGCAGATCAAGTCCCAGCGGGCGATGCAAGCCCTCGCGCCTCAGATCAAGGCATTGCAGGAGAAGCACAAGGGTGACCGGGAGACGCTCCAGAAGGAAACGATGGAGCTGTACCGGAAGGAGAAGGCCAACCCGCTGATGGGTTGCCTTCCGATGTTCCTACAGATCCCGGTCTTCCTCGGCCTCTTCCACGTGCTCCGCCGGGTCAACCCGGACAACCCGCGGCCGACGATCTACGGCTGGAGCCTGGACCAGTTCACCAGCGCCTCCAACGCGAAGCTCTTCACCGCCCCGATCTCCGGCCGGTTCGGCTCGACCGCGGCCGAGATGAGCGCCCTGGGCGCCAACCCGACCACCGTGAAAATCATCGCGGGCTTCCTGGTCCTCATCATGATCGCCACCACGTACCTGACCAGCCGTCAGATGATCCTCAAGACCGGCTGGGCCCAGGACCCGCAGCAGCGAATGATCCAGCGGTTGATGCTCTACGGCATCCCGGCCTCGCTGCTCATCTCCGGCGCGATCTTCCCGATCGGCGTGATCATCTACTGGGTGACCAACAACCTCTTCACCCTCGGCCAGCAGCAGTGGGTGCTGCGGAAGTACCCGCCGCCGCCCACCGCGAGCCTGCCCGGCCTGCCCGGATCGAGCTCGCGGAACGCGGGCACCGGCAACCGCCCGGGTACGGGCAACCGGCCGGGCACCGGCAGCAAGGCGGCACCGGCGGCCAAGCCGAGTGGTCTCTTCGGCCGTACCAAGGCCAACGGCGCCGCGCAGCCGGCACCCAAGCCCGCCATCGACACCAAGGCGCTGGCGCCGAAGCCGGGTGCCAAGCCGGTCAACCCGAAGAAGGGTCGCCCGGCCAAGCGTCAAGGTTGA
- a CDS encoding Jag family protein gives MTVESDDIDDDTDEEAAEGGTEVRTAAAGKPAITEADLFRQSEIAADYVEGLLDILDYDGDIDELVSAGRPVVEVVGGRLQPLVGQRGATLEALQELTRLAVFRQTGTPSRLLLDVGGYRANRRKELAAVAKNAVEKVKEHGEPVRLEPMSAFERKCVHDVVNAISGVESESEGVEPNRRIIVRPVA, from the coding sequence ATCACGGTCGAGTCCGACGACATCGACGACGACACCGACGAGGAGGCCGCCGAGGGCGGCACCGAGGTGCGTACGGCGGCGGCTGGCAAGCCCGCGATCACCGAAGCCGACCTGTTCCGGCAGAGCGAGATCGCCGCGGACTATGTCGAAGGGCTGCTGGACATCCTCGACTACGACGGTGACATCGACGAGCTGGTGTCGGCCGGCCGTCCGGTCGTGGAGGTCGTGGGGGGCCGGCTGCAACCGCTGGTCGGCCAGCGCGGCGCCACCCTGGAGGCGCTCCAGGAGCTGACCCGGCTCGCCGTCTTCCGGCAGACCGGTACGCCGAGCCGTCTGCTGCTCGACGTCGGCGGCTACCGCGCCAACCGGCGCAAGGAGCTGGCCGCGGTGGCGAAGAACGCGGTGGAGAAGGTCAAGGAGCACGGCGAGCCGGTACGCCTCGAACCGATGTCCGCGTTCGAGCGCAAGTGTGTGCACGACGTGGTCAACGCCATCAGTGGCGTGGAGAGCGAGTCGGAGGGCGTCGAGCCCAACCGTCGCATCATCGTCCGTCCGGTTGCCTGA